From the genome of Vibrio navarrensis, one region includes:
- a CDS encoding Mu transposase C-terminal domain-containing protein, producing MPPDSNNIFGFFDEFEASEEESQLLPKELILEPVEISSTIDSLPAKIQEEVLRRIKVIIFVEKRLKGGWTEKNLNPILSLVESELQLIPPSWRTVATWKKSYSEAGREPWALIPKHTFKGNRQKEMDSQSLIDEAIQNVYLTRERLSVAEAYRYYKSRVIQMNRGIVEGKIKPIAERSFYNRINELPPYEVAIARFGKRYADREYRSVGQQVAATKPMEFVEIDHTPVPVILIDDELDIPLGRPYLTMLYDRFSKCIVGCSINFREPSFDSVRKALLNSLLDKSWLKAKYPSIENEWPCHGKIDCLVVDNGAEFWSQSLEDSLRPLVSDIQYSQAAKPWRKSGIEKLFDQMNKGLVNALPGKTFTNPTQLQDYNPKKDAVVRVSVFLELLHKWIVDYYHMTPDSREREIPYHKWHQSKWTPSYYDGAEKEQLRVELGLLRHRTIGVAGIRLHNLRYQSAELIEYRKYCTPNNGKKLFVKTKTDPSDISYIHVYLESEKKYIKVPVVDNSGYTNGLSLFEHQRIQKVRRLNTKDLADDEALADTFLYMKKRIQEETDRFRRVKSSKPNHPKTGNTSKLAKFNDVGSEGPSSINVAPVGLKSEVVSGASEYLDDDDFEDIEGY from the coding sequence ATGCCACCTGACTCTAATAACATATTTGGGTTCTTTGATGAGTTTGAAGCGTCAGAAGAAGAATCACAATTGCTCCCAAAAGAGCTAATTCTAGAACCTGTTGAAATATCATCGACCATAGATAGTTTGCCAGCAAAAATTCAGGAAGAGGTTCTTCGCCGCATAAAAGTGATTATCTTTGTAGAGAAGCGCTTGAAAGGTGGGTGGACTGAGAAAAACTTGAACCCCATCTTAAGTCTCGTTGAGTCAGAATTACAGCTGATTCCCCCTAGTTGGCGGACCGTAGCAACTTGGAAAAAATCCTACTCTGAAGCAGGTAGAGAACCATGGGCACTTATTCCGAAGCATACGTTTAAGGGTAATCGCCAGAAGGAAATGGATTCGCAATCCTTGATTGACGAGGCAATTCAGAACGTATACCTGACACGTGAACGACTTAGCGTTGCAGAAGCATACCGATATTATAAGAGTCGAGTGATTCAAATGAATCGAGGGATTGTTGAAGGAAAAATCAAGCCAATTGCCGAACGTTCTTTTTACAATCGAATAAATGAGTTACCCCCTTATGAAGTGGCGATTGCGAGATTTGGTAAACGATATGCAGATCGGGAGTATCGGTCGGTTGGTCAGCAGGTAGCTGCAACTAAACCTATGGAGTTTGTTGAAATAGACCATACCCCAGTTCCTGTGATTTTGATTGACGATGAGCTAGATATTCCTTTGGGCCGCCCTTATTTGACGATGCTTTATGACCGTTTCAGTAAGTGCATTGTTGGTTGCAGTATCAACTTTAGAGAGCCAAGCTTTGACTCTGTTAGAAAGGCTCTGTTGAATTCACTTTTGGATAAAAGCTGGCTTAAAGCAAAGTATCCATCGATTGAGAATGAGTGGCCTTGCCACGGTAAGATTGATTGCTTGGTCGTCGATAACGGTGCCGAGTTTTGGAGTCAAAGCTTGGAAGATTCGTTACGGCCTTTGGTGTCAGACATTCAATACAGTCAAGCAGCGAAGCCTTGGCGAAAGTCAGGGATCGAAAAGTTGTTCGATCAAATGAATAAAGGGTTAGTTAACGCGCTGCCAGGAAAAACATTCACCAATCCTACTCAACTACAAGATTACAATCCAAAGAAGGATGCGGTGGTCAGGGTATCGGTATTTCTTGAATTACTTCATAAATGGATTGTCGACTATTACCACATGACGCCTGATTCTAGAGAGCGCGAGATCCCATACCACAAGTGGCACCAATCGAAATGGACGCCGTCTTACTATGATGGTGCTGAGAAGGAGCAACTCAGAGTAGAGTTAGGATTGCTTAGACACAGGACGATTGGAGTGGCCGGGATCAGGCTGCATAACTTACGCTATCAGTCCGCCGAGCTTATTGAATACCGGAAATATTGCACACCTAATAATGGCAAAAAGCTCTTTGTTAAGACCAAAACAGATCCTTCTGATATCAGCTATATTCATGTTTACCTAGAATCAGAAAAGAAGTACATAAAAGTTCCGGTGGTAGACAACAGCGGGTATACAAACGGACTTTCACTTTTTGAACACCAGCGCATACAGAAAGTACGCAGACTGAACACCAAGGATCTTGCTGATGATGAGGCTCTTGCGGATACATTTCTGTATATGAAAAAACGTATCCAGGAAGAAACTGATAGATTCCGTCGTGTTAAAAGTAGCAAGCCCAACCATCCTAAAACAGGTAACACGTCGAAACTAGCAAAGTTTAATGATGTCGGATCTGAGGGACCAAGCTCAATCAACGTGGCTCCTGTTGGGCTCAAATCTGAGGTTGTTTCCGGTGCCTCAGAGTATTTAGATGACGATGATTTTGAAGATATTGAAGGGTATTAG
- a CDS encoding TniB family NTP-binding protein: MTMILKILKGISLILTPKQLEQLKSFETCFIEYPAITEIYSIFDQLRFNHSLGGEPESFLLTGEAGSGKTALINNYLSRFQSGSTWGKQPVLSTRVPSRINEQNTLTQFLVDLDCKSGGRGGRRRNEIALGEAVVKQLKRKSVELIIVNEIQELVEFSTAEQRQVIANTFKYISEEARVSFVLVGMPYADVIATEPQWNSRLSWRRKIDYFKLLKTNSHSSRKTSYGFDLGQKKHFARFVAGLSSRMGFDEPPVLTKNELLYPLFAMCRGECRALKHFLKDALLMSFNDNADTIDKTILSCTFTFKFPYLDNPFDRPLEQLSLHQIDSGSAYHLNAIATEDKIVAPRFTDAIPLSMLLSKNGLKA; encoded by the coding sequence ATGACGATGATTTTGAAGATATTGAAGGGTATTAGTTTGATTTTAACGCCAAAGCAGCTTGAGCAGCTAAAGTCCTTTGAAACCTGCTTTATCGAGTATCCCGCGATAACTGAAATCTACTCCATTTTCGATCAACTTCGTTTTAATCACTCTTTAGGTGGTGAACCAGAGTCTTTCTTGTTAACTGGTGAGGCTGGAAGTGGAAAGACAGCTTTGATCAACAACTACTTGTCACGCTTTCAATCGGGTTCAACTTGGGGAAAGCAGCCAGTATTAAGCACCAGAGTGCCAAGTCGTATCAATGAACAGAATACGCTGACCCAATTTTTGGTTGATTTAGATTGTAAATCAGGAGGACGAGGGGGGCGGCGCCGTAATGAAATTGCGCTTGGCGAAGCGGTTGTAAAGCAACTTAAACGGAAATCTGTTGAGCTGATTATTGTTAATGAAATTCAAGAACTTGTTGAGTTTTCAACCGCAGAACAGAGACAAGTTATTGCCAACACATTCAAATATATAAGTGAAGAAGCAAGAGTCTCTTTTGTGCTTGTGGGTATGCCTTATGCTGATGTGATAGCGACAGAACCACAATGGAATTCGCGGCTAAGCTGGAGAAGAAAGATAGATTATTTCAAATTGTTGAAAACTAATAGCCATTCGAGTAGAAAGACATCCTATGGGTTTGACTTAGGACAAAAAAAGCATTTCGCCAGATTTGTCGCGGGTTTGAGTTCAAGGATGGGCTTTGATGAGCCACCAGTACTTACAAAGAATGAACTGCTATATCCTTTGTTTGCAATGTGCCGAGGAGAATGTCGAGCATTAAAACACTTCTTGAAAGACGCGTTGCTTATGAGCTTCAACGACAATGCGGATACGATAGACAAAACAATATTGTCATGCACTTTTACATTTAAGTTTCCCTACCTAGATAACCCGTTTGATCGTCCTTTAGAGCAGCTTAGTCTTCATCAAATTGACTCTGGTTCTGCTTACCACTTAAATGCAATCGCCACTGAAGATAAGATAGTGGCCCCTCGTTTTACGGATGCCATTCCGTTGAGCATGCTATTGAGCAAAAATGGGCTTAAAGCTTAG
- a CDS encoding helix-turn-helix domain-containing protein, which produces MQKNNPIPERLKAARKKAKITQKDLGVKIGMEPSSASGRMNHYEKGRHVPDLGTLERMAEELNVPLNYFFCRNELSAELACVIDKMSDEEKAALLDSLSREK; this is translated from the coding sequence GTGCAAAAAAACAACCCAATACCAGAGAGGCTCAAAGCTGCGCGTAAAAAAGCCAAAATCACCCAAAAAGATTTAGGGGTGAAAATAGGCATGGAACCCAGCTCAGCAAGTGGGCGGATGAACCACTATGAGAAAGGTAGACATGTGCCCGATCTTGGCACGCTCGAACGAATGGCTGAAGAGTTAAACGTACCACTAAACTACTTTTTCTGTAGAAACGAGTTAAGTGCTGAACTGGCTTGCGTGATTGACAAAATGAGTGATGAAGAGAAAGCAGCGCTGTTGGACAGCCTAAGCCGTGAAAAATAG